In Labrus bergylta chromosome 1, fLabBer1.1, whole genome shotgun sequence, one genomic interval encodes:
- the dcaf15 gene encoding DDB1- and CUL4-associated factor 15 — translation MAPSSKSEKDEGKQKAQRKHKDHVVKLLMRAKLSGRISQRLFRKLPPRVCVPLKNIVSEEFLRAGHIFLGFTKCGRYVLSYTSDCGEDDDFSFYTYHLYWWEFNLHSRLKQVHHVRLFAGEEIYSDLYLTVCEWPNDHSKIVIFGFNTRSSSSVLMNLMMSDENNRDIYITIASMPPPKPCSQCCPVPSATTIRTGSGECLEHGYVLNSRYQVVYPFPTFQPAFQLKKDQVILLNTSYSLVACSISLSPGKQGQSSHILYTKKAALSIQAPASSPSTSLASSSPSLPQGSTESQVSPSRPVHVPSSPSQSQAALRAREFAADLFRRAQGAGGGTENEGQAERKTVDGCENEAAQRPGDERTHLDERREEHDCRERKETERRTCLPEASTSDGSHSLPPCSEEVMSPASSSLSPSPSSPQTPSSSQEAAPSEPGYVNYSRLHYRLQQPGAAEQNSGDYEDDKVQLPFTVTDLKGRNLQLVTEPHNGQTVCVEQLTLDFEYLINEVIRSDAAWAPQFCSFSDYDVVILEVCPETNTVMINIGLLLLAFSNSDEEHCRPNTYHSNLQVSWDLNTGVCQTVGVGDLTEVKGQTSGSVWSSYRKSCVNTVMKWLVPECSSRYINRMTNEALHKGSSLQVLADSDRCTWIVL, via the exons ATGGCGCCCAGCTCGAAATCCGAAAAGGACGAGGGCAAACAGAAAgctcaaagaaaacacaaagaccatGTCGTGAAGCTTTTAATGCGTGCGAAG CTTTCAGGAAGGATTTCTCAGCGCCTGTTCAGGAAGCTGCCACCTCGAGTGTGTGTCCCTTTAAAGAACATAGTCAGCGAAGAGTTCCTGAGAGCAGG ACACATCTTTCTTGGTTTCACTAAATGCGGCCGCTATGTGCTGTCCTACACCAGCGACTGTGgagaagatgatgatttttctttctATACATACCATCTCTATTGGTGGGAGTTCAACCTACACAGTCGGCTCAAACAG GTCCATCATGTACGTCTGTTTGCTGGAGAGGAAATCTACAGTGACCTGTActtgactgtgtgtgagtggcCCAATGACCACTCAAAAATAGTAATATTCGGCTTCAA TACACGCAGTTCAAGCTCTGTTCTGATGAACCTAATGATGAGtgatgaaaacaacagagacatatACATCACTATTGCCTCCATGCCTCCTCCTAAACCTTGTTCCCAGTGCTGCCCTGTACCCTCAGCCACTACCATACGCACAg GAAGTGGTGAGTGTCTGGAGCATGGCTATGTGCTCAACAGCAGGTACCAGGTGGTGTACCCGTTCCCAACTTTCCAGCCCGCTTTCCAGCTGAAAAAGGACCAGGTCATTCTGTTAAACACAAGCTACTCTCTGGTGGCATGCAGCATCTCACTCAGCCCAG GTAAACAGGGTCAGTCATCGCATATCCTTTACACAAAAAAGGCAGCTCTGTCGATTCAAGCACCTGCCTCTTCTCCCTCCACCTCCTTggcctcctcttctccttcactACCTCAGGGATCTACAGAAAGCCAGGTTTCGCCAAGCAGACCCGTTCACGTTCCCTCATCTCCTAGCCAGTCACAGGCAGCTCTGCGAGCCCGGGAGTTTGCTGCTGACCTCTTCAGACGGGCccagggagcaggaggagggacaGAAAATGAAGGCCAGGCGGAAAGGAAAACTGTTGATGGTTGTGAAAATGAAGCAGCACAGAGGCCAGGAGATGAAAGGACACATTtagatgagaggagagaggagcatgactgtagagagaggaaggagacagaaagaaggaCTTGTTTACcagaagcatcaacatcagATGGGAGCCACAGTTTGCCACCATGCTCTGAAGAAGTGATGTCTCCTGCCTCCTCTTCCCTGTCACCGTCCCCGTCATCGCCCCAGACACCCTCTTCATCCCAGGAGGCTGCCCCAAGCGAACCCGGGTATGTCAACTATTCCCGCCTTCACTACCGCCTCCAACAGCCAGGAGCAGCAGAGCAGAATTCAGGAG ATTATGAAGATGATAAAGTTCAGCTACCATTCACGGTCACTGACCTTAAAGGAAGAAACCTGCAGCTGGTGACTGAGCCACACAACggacag actgtgtgtgtggagcagtTGACCCTGGACTTTGAGTATCTTATAAATGAGGTGATCAGGAGCGATGCAGCCTGGGCTCCTCAGTTCTGCTCCTTTAGCGACTATGATGTTGTGATATTGGAG GTGTGTCCTGAAACCAACACAGTGATGATCAACATCGGTCTGCTGTTACTGGCCTTCTCCAACTCAGATGAGGAGCACTGCAG GCCAAACACATACCATTCCAACCTGCAGGTCAGCTGGGACCTTAACACAGGTGTCTGTCAGACTGTGGGTGTTGGTGACCTGACAGAGGTCAAGGGTCAGACAAG TGGGAGTGTGTGGAGTTCTTACAGGAAGtcctgtgtgaacacagtgaTGAAGTGGTTGGTTCCAGAGTGCAGCTCCCGCTACATTAATCGCATGACCAACGAAGCTTTACACAAAG GCTCGTCACTGCAAGTGTTGGCTGATAGCGACCGATGTACCTGGATCGTGTTATGA
- the khsrp gene encoding far upstream element-binding protein 2 isoform X4, with translation MTEEYRVPDGMVGLIIGRGGEQINKIQQDSGCKVQIAHGELDSAGLSERSVSLTGSPDAVQRAKALIDDIVSRGHETTNGQTGSMQEMIIPAGKAGLIIGKGGETIKQLQERAGVKMILIQDGSQPPNIDKPLRIIGDPYKVQQAKEMVNEILRERDHAGFGDRNEYGSRMGGGGGGGGGGGGGGGGGGGGGGIDIAVPRHSVGVVIGRSGEMIKKIQSDAGVKIQFKPDDGTGPDKIAHIMGPPDQCQHAASIITDLLNSIRAREEGGQGGPPGSGGGMPPGGRGRGRGQGNWGPPGGEMTFSIPAHKCGLVIGRGGENVKAINQQTGAFVEISRQPPPNGDPNFKLFIIRGSPQQIDHAKQLIEEKIEAPLCPVGGGPGPGGPGGPGPMGGPYNPNPYNAGPPGGAPHGGAPGGPQFCPQGWGNTYQQWQAPAPHDPSKAAADPNAAWAAYYAQYYGQQPGGAMAGQTPGAPAAAAPGDQSQAAQAAGGQPDYTKAWEEYYKKMGITQPAGGAAPAPGAAAAATAAAGGAAAGGQQDYSAAWAEYYRQQAAYYGQGGQAPGQAPGPQQGQQAQ, from the exons ATGACGGAGGAGTATAGGGTGCCTGATGGCATGGTCGGCCTCA TCATTGGCCGAGGAGGTGAACAGATTAACAAAATCCAGCAGGATTCTGGCTGCAAGGTCCAGATTGCGCATGGTGAGCTAG ACAGTGCTGGTCTTTCAGAAAGAAGTGTTTCTCTGACCGGATCCCCAGATGCTGTACA GAGAGCTAAGGCCCTTATAGATGACATAGTGTCCAGGGGTCATGAGACAACCAATGGGCAGACAGGTTCCATGCAGGAGATGATCATCCCTGCAGGCAAGGCTGGGCTTATTATAGGCAAAGGAGGAGAGACCATCAAACAGCTACAG GAGCGGGCTGGTGTTAAAATGATTCTTATTCAAGATGGATCCCAGCCACCCAACATTGATAAACCTCTGCGCATCATTGGAGACCCCTACAAAGTGCAG caaGCAAAGGAGATGGTTAATGAGATTCTACGAGAAAGGGATCACGCAGGTTTTGGAGACCGGAATGAATACGGCTCAAGGATGGGTGGAGGCGGCGgcggtggaggtggaggtggtggtggtggtggtggcggcggtggtggtggtggtattgAT ATCGCTGTGCCCCGCCATTCTGTGGGAGTTGTAATTGGCCGAAGTGGCGAGATGATCAAGAAGATCCAGAGTGATGCTGGAGTGAAGATACAGTTTAAACCTG ATGATGGTACAGGTCCGGATAAAATAGCCCATATTATGGGTCCACCAGACCAGTGTCAGCACGCAGCCTCCATCATCACTGACCTGCTAAACAGCATCCGTGCCAGAGAGGAGGGTGGGCAGGGG GGTCCCCCAGGCTCTGGTGGAGGGATGCCACCTGGTGGACGAGGGCGGGGTAGAGGCCAGGGAAACTGGGGTCCTCCAGGAGGAGAGATGACCTTCTCCATCCCTGCTCACAAATGTGGGCTTGTCAtcggcagaggaggagagaacgTCAAGGCCATCAACCAACAGACCGGGGCGTTTGTTGAGATTTCTCGCCAGCCACCACCAAATGGTGACCCAAACTTCAAACTGTTCATCATCCGTGGGTCGCCACAACAGATCGACCATGCGAAGCAGCTTATAGAAGAGAAGATTGAG GCTCCATTGTGTCCAGTTGGTGGGGGTCCTGGTCCAGGGGGCCCAGGTGGGCCAGGTCCAATGGGTGGTCCTTATAATCCCAACCCTTACAATGCAGGTCCTCCTGGTGGAGCTCCTCA TGGAGGGGCACCTGGAGGTCCACAGTTCTGTCCTCAGGGTTGGGGAAATACCTATCAGCAGTGGCAAGCCCCTGCTCCACATGACCCAA GTAAGGCAGCAGCAGACCCGAACGCAGCATGGGCAGCCTACTATGCACAGTATTACGGTCAACAGCCAGGGGGCGCCATGGCAGGTCAGACTCCAGGAGcccctgctgcagcagcaccagGGGACCAGAGCCAGGCTGCACAGGCCGCTGGGGGGCAGCCGGACTACACTAAAGCTTGGGAGGAGTACTACAAGAAGATGGGCATAA cCCAGCCAGCTGGAGGGGCAGCACCTGCTCCAGGCGCAGCAGCAGCTGCCACAGCGGCGGCTGGAGGAGCTGCGGCTGGAGGCCAGCAGGACTATAGTGCAGCCTGGGCTGAGTACTACAGACAGCAGGCTGCCTACTATGGACAGGGAGGGCAGGCACCTGGACAGGCTCCTGGTCCACAGCAGGGACAACAG gCCCAGTAA
- the khsrp gene encoding far upstream element-binding protein 2 isoform X3, with amino-acid sequence MSDYGALPTNGVGAGMKKDAFADAVQRARQIAAKIGGDGVPSVSNNGGAESYPFAAQKRSLEEAAIGAQLAALSQQSARPSTMTEEYRVPDGMVGLIIGRGGEQINKIQQDSGCKVQIAHGELDSAGLSERSVSLTGSPDAVQRAKALIDDIVSRGHETTNGQTGSMQEMIIPAGKAGLIIGKGGETIKQLQERAGVKMILIQDGSQPPNIDKPLRIIGDPYKVQQAKEMVNEILRERDHAGFGDRNEYGSRMGGGGGGGGGGGGGGGGGGGGGGIDIAVPRHSVGVVIGRSGEMIKKIQSDAGVKIQFKPDDGTGPDKIAHIMGPPDQCQHAASIITDLLNSIRAREEGGQGGPPGSGGGMPPGGRGRGRGQGNWGPPGGEMTFSIPAHKCGLVIGRGGENVKAINQQTGAFVEISRQPPPNGDPNFKLFIIRGSPQQIDHAKQLIEEKIEAPLCPVGGGPGPGGPGGPGPMGGPYNPNPYNAGPPGGAPHGGAPGGPQFCPQGWGNTYQQWQAPAPHDPSKAAADPNAAWAAYYAQYYGQQPGGAMAGQTPGAPAAAAPGDQSQAAQAAGGQPDYTKAWEEYYKKMGITQPAGGAAPAPGAAAAATAAAGGAAAGGQQDYSAAWAEYYRQQAAYYGQGGQAPGQAPGPQQGQQAQ; translated from the exons ATGTCTGATTACGGCGCTCTACCGACAAATGGAGTCGGTGCTGGGATGAAAAAAGACGCTTTTGCTGATGCTGTACAACGAGCCAGACAG ATTGCAGCTAAAATCGGTGGAGACGGTGTTCCCTCAGTGAGCAACAACGGTGGAGCTGAGAGTTATCCCTTCGCAGCACAGAAACGGTCCTTGGAAGAAGCAG CTATTGGAGCTCAGCTGGCTGCCCTGTCCCAACAAAG TGCCAGGCCCTCCACGATGACGGAGGAGTATAGGGTGCCTGATGGCATGGTCGGCCTCA TCATTGGCCGAGGAGGTGAACAGATTAACAAAATCCAGCAGGATTCTGGCTGCAAGGTCCAGATTGCGCATGGTGAGCTAG ACAGTGCTGGTCTTTCAGAAAGAAGTGTTTCTCTGACCGGATCCCCAGATGCTGTACA GAGAGCTAAGGCCCTTATAGATGACATAGTGTCCAGGGGTCATGAGACAACCAATGGGCAGACAGGTTCCATGCAGGAGATGATCATCCCTGCAGGCAAGGCTGGGCTTATTATAGGCAAAGGAGGAGAGACCATCAAACAGCTACAG GAGCGGGCTGGTGTTAAAATGATTCTTATTCAAGATGGATCCCAGCCACCCAACATTGATAAACCTCTGCGCATCATTGGAGACCCCTACAAAGTGCAG caaGCAAAGGAGATGGTTAATGAGATTCTACGAGAAAGGGATCACGCAGGTTTTGGAGACCGGAATGAATACGGCTCAAGGATGGGTGGAGGCGGCGgcggtggaggtggaggtggtggtggtggtggtggcggcggtggtggtggtggtattgAT ATCGCTGTGCCCCGCCATTCTGTGGGAGTTGTAATTGGCCGAAGTGGCGAGATGATCAAGAAGATCCAGAGTGATGCTGGAGTGAAGATACAGTTTAAACCTG ATGATGGTACAGGTCCGGATAAAATAGCCCATATTATGGGTCCACCAGACCAGTGTCAGCACGCAGCCTCCATCATCACTGACCTGCTAAACAGCATCCGTGCCAGAGAGGAGGGTGGGCAGGGG GGTCCCCCAGGCTCTGGTGGAGGGATGCCACCTGGTGGACGAGGGCGGGGTAGAGGCCAGGGAAACTGGGGTCCTCCAGGAGGAGAGATGACCTTCTCCATCCCTGCTCACAAATGTGGGCTTGTCAtcggcagaggaggagagaacgTCAAGGCCATCAACCAACAGACCGGGGCGTTTGTTGAGATTTCTCGCCAGCCACCACCAAATGGTGACCCAAACTTCAAACTGTTCATCATCCGTGGGTCGCCACAACAGATCGACCATGCGAAGCAGCTTATAGAAGAGAAGATTGAG GCTCCATTGTGTCCAGTTGGTGGGGGTCCTGGTCCAGGGGGCCCAGGTGGGCCAGGTCCAATGGGTGGTCCTTATAATCCCAACCCTTACAATGCAGGTCCTCCTGGTGGAGCTCCTCA TGGAGGGGCACCTGGAGGTCCACAGTTCTGTCCTCAGGGTTGGGGAAATACCTATCAGCAGTGGCAAGCCCCTGCTCCACATGACCCAA GTAAGGCAGCAGCAGACCCGAACGCAGCATGGGCAGCCTACTATGCACAGTATTACGGTCAACAGCCAGGGGGCGCCATGGCAGGTCAGACTCCAGGAGcccctgctgcagcagcaccagGGGACCAGAGCCAGGCTGCACAGGCCGCTGGGGGGCAGCCGGACTACACTAAAGCTTGGGAGGAGTACTACAAGAAGATGGGCATAA cCCAGCCAGCTGGAGGGGCAGCACCTGCTCCAGGCGCAGCAGCAGCTGCCACAGCGGCGGCTGGAGGAGCTGCGGCTGGAGGCCAGCAGGACTATAGTGCAGCCTGGGCTGAGTACTACAGACAGCAGGCTGCCTACTATGGACAGGGAGGGCAGGCACCTGGACAGGCTCCTGGTCCACAGCAGGGACAACAG gCCCAGTAA
- the khsrp gene encoding far upstream element-binding protein 2 isoform X1, whose product MSDYGALPTNGVGAGMKKDAFADAVQRARQIAAKIGGDGVPSVSNNGGAESYPFAAQKRSLEEADEPDAKKVASQSEIDSALSIGAQLAALSQQSARPSTMTEEYRVPDGMVGLIIGRGGEQINKIQQDSGCKVQIAHGELDSAGLSERSVSLTGSPDAVQRAKALIDDIVSRGHETTNGQTGSMQEMIIPAGKAGLIIGKGGETIKQLQERAGVKMILIQDGSQPPNIDKPLRIIGDPYKVQQAKEMVNEILRERDHAGFGDRNEYGSRMGGGGGGGGGGGGGGGGGGGGGGIDIAVPRHSVGVVIGRSGEMIKKIQSDAGVKIQFKPDDGTGPDKIAHIMGPPDQCQHAASIITDLLNSIRAREEGGQGGPPGSGGGMPPGGRGRGRGQGNWGPPGGEMTFSIPAHKCGLVIGRGGENVKAINQQTGAFVEISRQPPPNGDPNFKLFIIRGSPQQIDHAKQLIEEKIEAPLCPVGGGPGPGGPGGPGPMGGPYNPNPYNAGPPGGAPHGGAPGGPQFCPQGWGNTYQQWQAPAPHDPSKAAADPNAAWAAYYAQYYGQQPGGAMAGQTPGAPAAAAPGDQSQAAQAAGGQPDYTKAWEEYYKKMGITQPAGGAAPAPGAAAAATAAAGGAAAGGQQDYSAAWAEYYRQQAAYYGQGGQAPGQAPGPQQGQQAQ is encoded by the exons ATGTCTGATTACGGCGCTCTACCGACAAATGGAGTCGGTGCTGGGATGAAAAAAGACGCTTTTGCTGATGCTGTACAACGAGCCAGACAG ATTGCAGCTAAAATCGGTGGAGACGGTGTTCCCTCAGTGAGCAACAACGGTGGAGCTGAGAGTTATCCCTTCGCAGCACAGAAACGGTCCTTGGAAGAAGCAG ATGAACCCGATGCTAAGAAGGTAGCATCACAGAGCGAGATAGATTCTGCATTGT CTATTGGAGCTCAGCTGGCTGCCCTGTCCCAACAAAG TGCCAGGCCCTCCACGATGACGGAGGAGTATAGGGTGCCTGATGGCATGGTCGGCCTCA TCATTGGCCGAGGAGGTGAACAGATTAACAAAATCCAGCAGGATTCTGGCTGCAAGGTCCAGATTGCGCATGGTGAGCTAG ACAGTGCTGGTCTTTCAGAAAGAAGTGTTTCTCTGACCGGATCCCCAGATGCTGTACA GAGAGCTAAGGCCCTTATAGATGACATAGTGTCCAGGGGTCATGAGACAACCAATGGGCAGACAGGTTCCATGCAGGAGATGATCATCCCTGCAGGCAAGGCTGGGCTTATTATAGGCAAAGGAGGAGAGACCATCAAACAGCTACAG GAGCGGGCTGGTGTTAAAATGATTCTTATTCAAGATGGATCCCAGCCACCCAACATTGATAAACCTCTGCGCATCATTGGAGACCCCTACAAAGTGCAG caaGCAAAGGAGATGGTTAATGAGATTCTACGAGAAAGGGATCACGCAGGTTTTGGAGACCGGAATGAATACGGCTCAAGGATGGGTGGAGGCGGCGgcggtggaggtggaggtggtggtggtggtggtggcggcggtggtggtggtggtattgAT ATCGCTGTGCCCCGCCATTCTGTGGGAGTTGTAATTGGCCGAAGTGGCGAGATGATCAAGAAGATCCAGAGTGATGCTGGAGTGAAGATACAGTTTAAACCTG ATGATGGTACAGGTCCGGATAAAATAGCCCATATTATGGGTCCACCAGACCAGTGTCAGCACGCAGCCTCCATCATCACTGACCTGCTAAACAGCATCCGTGCCAGAGAGGAGGGTGGGCAGGGG GGTCCCCCAGGCTCTGGTGGAGGGATGCCACCTGGTGGACGAGGGCGGGGTAGAGGCCAGGGAAACTGGGGTCCTCCAGGAGGAGAGATGACCTTCTCCATCCCTGCTCACAAATGTGGGCTTGTCAtcggcagaggaggagagaacgTCAAGGCCATCAACCAACAGACCGGGGCGTTTGTTGAGATTTCTCGCCAGCCACCACCAAATGGTGACCCAAACTTCAAACTGTTCATCATCCGTGGGTCGCCACAACAGATCGACCATGCGAAGCAGCTTATAGAAGAGAAGATTGAG GCTCCATTGTGTCCAGTTGGTGGGGGTCCTGGTCCAGGGGGCCCAGGTGGGCCAGGTCCAATGGGTGGTCCTTATAATCCCAACCCTTACAATGCAGGTCCTCCTGGTGGAGCTCCTCA TGGAGGGGCACCTGGAGGTCCACAGTTCTGTCCTCAGGGTTGGGGAAATACCTATCAGCAGTGGCAAGCCCCTGCTCCACATGACCCAA GTAAGGCAGCAGCAGACCCGAACGCAGCATGGGCAGCCTACTATGCACAGTATTACGGTCAACAGCCAGGGGGCGCCATGGCAGGTCAGACTCCAGGAGcccctgctgcagcagcaccagGGGACCAGAGCCAGGCTGCACAGGCCGCTGGGGGGCAGCCGGACTACACTAAAGCTTGGGAGGAGTACTACAAGAAGATGGGCATAA cCCAGCCAGCTGGAGGGGCAGCACCTGCTCCAGGCGCAGCAGCAGCTGCCACAGCGGCGGCTGGAGGAGCTGCGGCTGGAGGCCAGCAGGACTATAGTGCAGCCTGGGCTGAGTACTACAGACAGCAGGCTGCCTACTATGGACAGGGAGGGCAGGCACCTGGACAGGCTCCTGGTCCACAGCAGGGACAACAG gCCCAGTAA
- the khsrp gene encoding far upstream element-binding protein 2 isoform X2, whose amino-acid sequence MSDYGALPTNGVGAGMKKDAFADAVQRARQIAAKIGGDGVPSVSNNGGAESYPFAAQKRSLEEADEPDAKKVASQSEIDSALSIGAQLAALSQQSARPSTMTEEYRVPDGMVGLIIGRGGEQINKIQQDSGCKVQIAHDSAGLSERSVSLTGSPDAVQRAKALIDDIVSRGHETTNGQTGSMQEMIIPAGKAGLIIGKGGETIKQLQERAGVKMILIQDGSQPPNIDKPLRIIGDPYKVQQAKEMVNEILRERDHAGFGDRNEYGSRMGGGGGGGGGGGGGGGGGGGGGGIDIAVPRHSVGVVIGRSGEMIKKIQSDAGVKIQFKPDDGTGPDKIAHIMGPPDQCQHAASIITDLLNSIRAREEGGQGGPPGSGGGMPPGGRGRGRGQGNWGPPGGEMTFSIPAHKCGLVIGRGGENVKAINQQTGAFVEISRQPPPNGDPNFKLFIIRGSPQQIDHAKQLIEEKIEAPLCPVGGGPGPGGPGGPGPMGGPYNPNPYNAGPPGGAPHGGAPGGPQFCPQGWGNTYQQWQAPAPHDPSKAAADPNAAWAAYYAQYYGQQPGGAMAGQTPGAPAAAAPGDQSQAAQAAGGQPDYTKAWEEYYKKMGITQPAGGAAPAPGAAAAATAAAGGAAAGGQQDYSAAWAEYYRQQAAYYGQGGQAPGQAPGPQQGQQAQ is encoded by the exons ATGTCTGATTACGGCGCTCTACCGACAAATGGAGTCGGTGCTGGGATGAAAAAAGACGCTTTTGCTGATGCTGTACAACGAGCCAGACAG ATTGCAGCTAAAATCGGTGGAGACGGTGTTCCCTCAGTGAGCAACAACGGTGGAGCTGAGAGTTATCCCTTCGCAGCACAGAAACGGTCCTTGGAAGAAGCAG ATGAACCCGATGCTAAGAAGGTAGCATCACAGAGCGAGATAGATTCTGCATTGT CTATTGGAGCTCAGCTGGCTGCCCTGTCCCAACAAAG TGCCAGGCCCTCCACGATGACGGAGGAGTATAGGGTGCCTGATGGCATGGTCGGCCTCA TCATTGGCCGAGGAGGTGAACAGATTAACAAAATCCAGCAGGATTCTGGCTGCAAGGTCCAGATTGCGCATG ACAGTGCTGGTCTTTCAGAAAGAAGTGTTTCTCTGACCGGATCCCCAGATGCTGTACA GAGAGCTAAGGCCCTTATAGATGACATAGTGTCCAGGGGTCATGAGACAACCAATGGGCAGACAGGTTCCATGCAGGAGATGATCATCCCTGCAGGCAAGGCTGGGCTTATTATAGGCAAAGGAGGAGAGACCATCAAACAGCTACAG GAGCGGGCTGGTGTTAAAATGATTCTTATTCAAGATGGATCCCAGCCACCCAACATTGATAAACCTCTGCGCATCATTGGAGACCCCTACAAAGTGCAG caaGCAAAGGAGATGGTTAATGAGATTCTACGAGAAAGGGATCACGCAGGTTTTGGAGACCGGAATGAATACGGCTCAAGGATGGGTGGAGGCGGCGgcggtggaggtggaggtggtggtggtggtggtggcggcggtggtggtggtggtattgAT ATCGCTGTGCCCCGCCATTCTGTGGGAGTTGTAATTGGCCGAAGTGGCGAGATGATCAAGAAGATCCAGAGTGATGCTGGAGTGAAGATACAGTTTAAACCTG ATGATGGTACAGGTCCGGATAAAATAGCCCATATTATGGGTCCACCAGACCAGTGTCAGCACGCAGCCTCCATCATCACTGACCTGCTAAACAGCATCCGTGCCAGAGAGGAGGGTGGGCAGGGG GGTCCCCCAGGCTCTGGTGGAGGGATGCCACCTGGTGGACGAGGGCGGGGTAGAGGCCAGGGAAACTGGGGTCCTCCAGGAGGAGAGATGACCTTCTCCATCCCTGCTCACAAATGTGGGCTTGTCAtcggcagaggaggagagaacgTCAAGGCCATCAACCAACAGACCGGGGCGTTTGTTGAGATTTCTCGCCAGCCACCACCAAATGGTGACCCAAACTTCAAACTGTTCATCATCCGTGGGTCGCCACAACAGATCGACCATGCGAAGCAGCTTATAGAAGAGAAGATTGAG GCTCCATTGTGTCCAGTTGGTGGGGGTCCTGGTCCAGGGGGCCCAGGTGGGCCAGGTCCAATGGGTGGTCCTTATAATCCCAACCCTTACAATGCAGGTCCTCCTGGTGGAGCTCCTCA TGGAGGGGCACCTGGAGGTCCACAGTTCTGTCCTCAGGGTTGGGGAAATACCTATCAGCAGTGGCAAGCCCCTGCTCCACATGACCCAA GTAAGGCAGCAGCAGACCCGAACGCAGCATGGGCAGCCTACTATGCACAGTATTACGGTCAACAGCCAGGGGGCGCCATGGCAGGTCAGACTCCAGGAGcccctgctgcagcagcaccagGGGACCAGAGCCAGGCTGCACAGGCCGCTGGGGGGCAGCCGGACTACACTAAAGCTTGGGAGGAGTACTACAAGAAGATGGGCATAA cCCAGCCAGCTGGAGGGGCAGCACCTGCTCCAGGCGCAGCAGCAGCTGCCACAGCGGCGGCTGGAGGAGCTGCGGCTGGAGGCCAGCAGGACTATAGTGCAGCCTGGGCTGAGTACTACAGACAGCAGGCTGCCTACTATGGACAGGGAGGGCAGGCACCTGGACAGGCTCCTGGTCCACAGCAGGGACAACAG gCCCAGTAA